From Budorcas taxicolor isolate Tak-1 chromosome 19, Takin1.1, whole genome shotgun sequence, the proteins below share one genomic window:
- the LIMD2 gene encoding LIM domain-containing protein 2 — MFQAAGAAQATPSHEAKGGGSSSTVQRSKSFSLRAQVKETCTACQKTVYPMERLVADKLIFHSSCFCCKHCHTKLSLGSYAALHGEFYCKPHFQQLFKSKGNYDEGFGRKQHKELWAHKEVDPGTKTA; from the exons ATGTTCCAGGCCGCCGGAGCCGCCCAGGCGACCCCCTCCCAT GAAGCCAAAGGTGGCGGTTCCAGCAGCACGGTTCAGCGCTCCAAG TCCTTCAGCCTTCGGGCCCAGGTGAAGGAGACCTGCACTGCCTGCCAGAAGACCGTGTACCCCATGGAGCGGCTGGTGGCCGACAAGCTCATTTTCCACAGCTCTTGCTTCTGCTGCAAGCACTGTCACACCAAGCTCAG CCTGGGCAGCTACGCAGCACTGCACGGGGAGTTCTACTGCAAGCCCCACTTCCAGCAGCTGTTCAAGAGCAAAGGCAACTACGACGAAGGCTTTGGTCGGAAGCAGCACAAGGAGCTCTGGGCCCACAAGGAGGTGGACCCCGGCACCAAGACAGCCTGA
- the STRADA gene encoding STE20-related kinase adapter protein alpha isoform X3, translating into MSFLVSKPERIRTNEASSESIASFSKPEIMSSFLPEGGCYELLTVIGKGFEDLMTVNLARYKPTGEYVTVRRINLEACSNEMVTFLQGELHVSKLFSHPNILPYGATFIADNELWVVTSFMAYGSAKDLICTHFMDGMSELAIAYILQGALKALDYIHHMGYVHRSVKASHVLISADGKVYLSGLRSNLSMISHGQRQRVVHDFPKYSIKVLPWLSPEVLQQNLQGYDAKSDIYSVGITACELANGHVPFKDMPATQMLLEKLNGTVPCLLDTSTIPAEELTMSTSRSAANSGLSESLAPSTPRTSNGDSPSHPYHRTFSPHFHHFVEQCLQRNPDMRPSASTLLNHSFFKQIKRRASEALPELLRPVTPITTFEDRQSQDHSGIFGLVTNLEELEVDDWEF; encoded by the exons ATGTCTTTTCTTGTAAGTAAACCAGAGCGAATTAGG acCAATGAGGCGAGCTCAGAGTCGATAGCATCCTTCTCTAAGCCGGAGATCATGAGTAGCTTCCTGCCAGAGGGAGGGTGTTATGAGCTGCTCACTGTCATAG GCAAAGGATTCGAGGACCTGATGACAGTGAATCTAGCAAGGTACAAACCAACAGGGGAGTATGTGACGGTACGAAGGATTAACCTCGAGGCTTGCTCCAACGAGATGGTGACGTTCTTACAG GGGGAACTCCATGTCTCTAAACTCTTCAGCCACCCCAACATCCTGCCCTACGGAGCCACCTTCATTGCGGACAACGAGCTGTGGGTCGTCACGTCGTTCATGGCATATG GCTCGGCCAAGGACCTCATCTGCACGCACTTCATGGACGGCATGAGCGAGCTGGCCATCGCTTACATCCTGCAGGGGGCGCTCAAGGCCTTGGATTACATCCACCACATGGGCTACGTGCACAG gagcgTCAAAGCCAGCCACGTTCTGATCTCCGCTGATGGGAAGGTCTACCTTTCGGGTTTACGCAGCAACCTCAGCATGATCAGCCACGGGCAGCGGCAGCGTGTGGTCCACGACTTCCCCAAGTACAGTATCAAGGTTCTGCCCTGGCTCAGCCCAGAGGTCCTCCAGCAG AATCTCCAGGGTTACGATGCCAAGTCTGACATCTACAGTGTGGGAATCACGGCCTGTGAGCTGGCCAATGGGCATGTCCCCTTTAAAGACATGCCTGCCACCCAG ATGCTGCTGGAGAAGCTGAACGGCACGGTGCCTTGCCTGCTGGACACCAGCACCATCCCCGCCGAGGAGCTGACCATGAGCACCTCGCGCTCCGCGGCCAACTCGGGCCTGAGCGAGAGCCtggcccccagcacccccaggaCCTCCAATGGCGACTCGCCCTCCCACCCCTACCACCGCACCTTCTCGCCCCACTTCCACCACTTTGTGGAGCAGTGCCTTCAGCGCAACCCGGACATGAG ACCAAGCGCCAGCACCCTCCTGAACCATTCTTTCTTCAAGCAG ATCAAGCGACGTGCCTCAGAAGCTCTGCCTGAGTTACTCCGACCTGTCACCCCCATCACCACTTTTGAAGACAGACAGTCTCAGGATCACAGTGGGATCTTCGGCCTGGTAACAAACTTGGAAGAGCTGGAGGTGGACGACTGGGAGTTCTGA
- the STRADA gene encoding STE20-related kinase adapter protein alpha isoform X1, giving the protein MSFLVSKPERIRRWVSEKFIVEGLRDLELFGEQPAGDARRKTNEASSESIASFSKPEIMSSFLPEGGCYELLTVIGKGFEDLMTVNLARYKPTGEYVTVRRINLEACSNEMVTFLQGELHVSKLFSHPNILPYGATFIADNELWVVTSFMAYGSAKDLICTHFMDGMSELAIAYILQGALKALDYIHHMGYVHRSVKASHVLISADGKVYLSGLRSNLSMISHGQRQRVVHDFPKYSIKVLPWLSPEVLQQNLQGYDAKSDIYSVGITACELANGHVPFKDMPATQMLLEKLNGTVPCLLDTSTIPAEELTMSTSRSAANSGLSESLAPSTPRTSNGDSPSHPYHRTFSPHFHHFVEQCLQRNPDMRPSASTLLNHSFFKQIKRRASEALPELLRPVTPITTFEDRQSQDHSGIFGLVTNLEELEVDDWEF; this is encoded by the exons ATGTCTTTTCTTGTAAGTAAACCAGAGCGAATTAGG CGGTGGGTCTCGGAAAAGTTCATTGTTGAGGGCTTAAGAGATTTGGAACTATTTGGAG AGCAGCCTGCGGGTGACGCCCGGAGAAAA acCAATGAGGCGAGCTCAGAGTCGATAGCATCCTTCTCTAAGCCGGAGATCATGAGTAGCTTCCTGCCAGAGGGAGGGTGTTATGAGCTGCTCACTGTCATAG GCAAAGGATTCGAGGACCTGATGACAGTGAATCTAGCAAGGTACAAACCAACAGGGGAGTATGTGACGGTACGAAGGATTAACCTCGAGGCTTGCTCCAACGAGATGGTGACGTTCTTACAG GGGGAACTCCATGTCTCTAAACTCTTCAGCCACCCCAACATCCTGCCCTACGGAGCCACCTTCATTGCGGACAACGAGCTGTGGGTCGTCACGTCGTTCATGGCATATG GCTCGGCCAAGGACCTCATCTGCACGCACTTCATGGACGGCATGAGCGAGCTGGCCATCGCTTACATCCTGCAGGGGGCGCTCAAGGCCTTGGATTACATCCACCACATGGGCTACGTGCACAG gagcgTCAAAGCCAGCCACGTTCTGATCTCCGCTGATGGGAAGGTCTACCTTTCGGGTTTACGCAGCAACCTCAGCATGATCAGCCACGGGCAGCGGCAGCGTGTGGTCCACGACTTCCCCAAGTACAGTATCAAGGTTCTGCCCTGGCTCAGCCCAGAGGTCCTCCAGCAG AATCTCCAGGGTTACGATGCCAAGTCTGACATCTACAGTGTGGGAATCACGGCCTGTGAGCTGGCCAATGGGCATGTCCCCTTTAAAGACATGCCTGCCACCCAG ATGCTGCTGGAGAAGCTGAACGGCACGGTGCCTTGCCTGCTGGACACCAGCACCATCCCCGCCGAGGAGCTGACCATGAGCACCTCGCGCTCCGCGGCCAACTCGGGCCTGAGCGAGAGCCtggcccccagcacccccaggaCCTCCAATGGCGACTCGCCCTCCCACCCCTACCACCGCACCTTCTCGCCCCACTTCCACCACTTTGTGGAGCAGTGCCTTCAGCGCAACCCGGACATGAG ACCAAGCGCCAGCACCCTCCTGAACCATTCTTTCTTCAAGCAG ATCAAGCGACGTGCCTCAGAAGCTCTGCCTGAGTTACTCCGACCTGTCACCCCCATCACCACTTTTGAAGACAGACAGTCTCAGGATCACAGTGGGATCTTCGGCCTGGTAACAAACTTGGAAGAGCTGGAGGTGGACGACTGGGAGTTCTGA
- the STRADA gene encoding STE20-related kinase adapter protein alpha isoform X4 produces the protein MSSFLPEGGCYELLTVIGKGFEDLMTVNLARYKPTGEYVTVRRINLEACSNEMVTFLQGELHVSKLFSHPNILPYGATFIADNELWVVTSFMAYGSAKDLICTHFMDGMSELAIAYILQGALKALDYIHHMGYVHRSVKASHVLISADGKVYLSGLRSNLSMISHGQRQRVVHDFPKYSIKVLPWLSPEVLQQNLQGYDAKSDIYSVGITACELANGHVPFKDMPATQMLLEKLNGTVPCLLDTSTIPAEELTMSTSRSAANSGLSESLAPSTPRTSNGDSPSHPYHRTFSPHFHHFVEQCLQRNPDMRPSASTLLNHSFFKQIKRRASEALPELLRPVTPITTFEDRQSQDHSGIFGLVTNLEELEVDDWEF, from the exons ATGAGTAGCTTCCTGCCAGAGGGAGGGTGTTATGAGCTGCTCACTGTCATAG GCAAAGGATTCGAGGACCTGATGACAGTGAATCTAGCAAGGTACAAACCAACAGGGGAGTATGTGACGGTACGAAGGATTAACCTCGAGGCTTGCTCCAACGAGATGGTGACGTTCTTACAG GGGGAACTCCATGTCTCTAAACTCTTCAGCCACCCCAACATCCTGCCCTACGGAGCCACCTTCATTGCGGACAACGAGCTGTGGGTCGTCACGTCGTTCATGGCATATG GCTCGGCCAAGGACCTCATCTGCACGCACTTCATGGACGGCATGAGCGAGCTGGCCATCGCTTACATCCTGCAGGGGGCGCTCAAGGCCTTGGATTACATCCACCACATGGGCTACGTGCACAG gagcgTCAAAGCCAGCCACGTTCTGATCTCCGCTGATGGGAAGGTCTACCTTTCGGGTTTACGCAGCAACCTCAGCATGATCAGCCACGGGCAGCGGCAGCGTGTGGTCCACGACTTCCCCAAGTACAGTATCAAGGTTCTGCCCTGGCTCAGCCCAGAGGTCCTCCAGCAG AATCTCCAGGGTTACGATGCCAAGTCTGACATCTACAGTGTGGGAATCACGGCCTGTGAGCTGGCCAATGGGCATGTCCCCTTTAAAGACATGCCTGCCACCCAG ATGCTGCTGGAGAAGCTGAACGGCACGGTGCCTTGCCTGCTGGACACCAGCACCATCCCCGCCGAGGAGCTGACCATGAGCACCTCGCGCTCCGCGGCCAACTCGGGCCTGAGCGAGAGCCtggcccccagcacccccaggaCCTCCAATGGCGACTCGCCCTCCCACCCCTACCACCGCACCTTCTCGCCCCACTTCCACCACTTTGTGGAGCAGTGCCTTCAGCGCAACCCGGACATGAG ACCAAGCGCCAGCACCCTCCTGAACCATTCTTTCTTCAAGCAG ATCAAGCGACGTGCCTCAGAAGCTCTGCCTGAGTTACTCCGACCTGTCACCCCCATCACCACTTTTGAAGACAGACAGTCTCAGGATCACAGTGGGATCTTCGGCCTGGTAACAAACTTGGAAGAGCTGGAGGTGGACGACTGGGAGTTCTGA
- the STRADA gene encoding STE20-related kinase adapter protein alpha isoform X2: MSFLRWVSEKFIVEGLRDLELFGEQPAGDARRKTNEASSESIASFSKPEIMSSFLPEGGCYELLTVIGKGFEDLMTVNLARYKPTGEYVTVRRINLEACSNEMVTFLQGELHVSKLFSHPNILPYGATFIADNELWVVTSFMAYGSAKDLICTHFMDGMSELAIAYILQGALKALDYIHHMGYVHRSVKASHVLISADGKVYLSGLRSNLSMISHGQRQRVVHDFPKYSIKVLPWLSPEVLQQNLQGYDAKSDIYSVGITACELANGHVPFKDMPATQMLLEKLNGTVPCLLDTSTIPAEELTMSTSRSAANSGLSESLAPSTPRTSNGDSPSHPYHRTFSPHFHHFVEQCLQRNPDMRPSASTLLNHSFFKQIKRRASEALPELLRPVTPITTFEDRQSQDHSGIFGLVTNLEELEVDDWEF; this comes from the exons ATGTCTTTTCTT CGGTGGGTCTCGGAAAAGTTCATTGTTGAGGGCTTAAGAGATTTGGAACTATTTGGAG AGCAGCCTGCGGGTGACGCCCGGAGAAAA acCAATGAGGCGAGCTCAGAGTCGATAGCATCCTTCTCTAAGCCGGAGATCATGAGTAGCTTCCTGCCAGAGGGAGGGTGTTATGAGCTGCTCACTGTCATAG GCAAAGGATTCGAGGACCTGATGACAGTGAATCTAGCAAGGTACAAACCAACAGGGGAGTATGTGACGGTACGAAGGATTAACCTCGAGGCTTGCTCCAACGAGATGGTGACGTTCTTACAG GGGGAACTCCATGTCTCTAAACTCTTCAGCCACCCCAACATCCTGCCCTACGGAGCCACCTTCATTGCGGACAACGAGCTGTGGGTCGTCACGTCGTTCATGGCATATG GCTCGGCCAAGGACCTCATCTGCACGCACTTCATGGACGGCATGAGCGAGCTGGCCATCGCTTACATCCTGCAGGGGGCGCTCAAGGCCTTGGATTACATCCACCACATGGGCTACGTGCACAG gagcgTCAAAGCCAGCCACGTTCTGATCTCCGCTGATGGGAAGGTCTACCTTTCGGGTTTACGCAGCAACCTCAGCATGATCAGCCACGGGCAGCGGCAGCGTGTGGTCCACGACTTCCCCAAGTACAGTATCAAGGTTCTGCCCTGGCTCAGCCCAGAGGTCCTCCAGCAG AATCTCCAGGGTTACGATGCCAAGTCTGACATCTACAGTGTGGGAATCACGGCCTGTGAGCTGGCCAATGGGCATGTCCCCTTTAAAGACATGCCTGCCACCCAG ATGCTGCTGGAGAAGCTGAACGGCACGGTGCCTTGCCTGCTGGACACCAGCACCATCCCCGCCGAGGAGCTGACCATGAGCACCTCGCGCTCCGCGGCCAACTCGGGCCTGAGCGAGAGCCtggcccccagcacccccaggaCCTCCAATGGCGACTCGCCCTCCCACCCCTACCACCGCACCTTCTCGCCCCACTTCCACCACTTTGTGGAGCAGTGCCTTCAGCGCAACCCGGACATGAG ACCAAGCGCCAGCACCCTCCTGAACCATTCTTTCTTCAAGCAG ATCAAGCGACGTGCCTCAGAAGCTCTGCCTGAGTTACTCCGACCTGTCACCCCCATCACCACTTTTGAAGACAGACAGTCTCAGGATCACAGTGGGATCTTCGGCCTGGTAACAAACTTGGAAGAGCTGGAGGTGGACGACTGGGAGTTCTGA